Within Vicia villosa cultivar HV-30 ecotype Madison, WI linkage group LG1, Vvil1.0, whole genome shotgun sequence, the genomic segment cTCTAGGATAACCTCATGCCGACACTGTTGAATGTTAAAGAATATTGCCCTATAAAGTTTTGTTTTGACGGCGCAACTCGTCCATGACGGTGCACATCTATGCCATGGCGTTAGGATCACTGCTACCTCTAGTATCTTTAAGATTTGGAGATTAGGCTCTCCAAACAACCATGCTTTGGGATGATTAGGAATACAGATGAAAACTTTGATGAGTGTTAAAGTGGTAGAATAATAAAAGGTGTGATTCTCAATAAATTCTTatgtgaaaataaataaaatataataattatataaaataaaaaattaaaagaaaagaagacAAAACGACATccctttatttatatataaatatgtgtTAAATTCAAAAGTTAGTAAGTAATTTGATTGGATATAAAGAAATGCAAAATTTCAAATGCAATAACttaaattaaagttaaaattaaaagaataaaaaaaagacaTGGGATCATATTCATGGTATGTTCTATATAAATTTTTTGTTGTACATAAAATTATTAAAGATATTATCATGTTAAGCTAGATTCTTAGGTGTCAATTTTCATCACATCACAATCACATCTCTCACTAATTTTTTTCTCTCccttttcttatttatttcttcttttctaCACCATTAATTGAAAAGAATGATTGTTGTTCttgaactatatatattatagtatATTACTCTAAAAAGGAAGTACTAGTAGCACCAAATACTTTTTGATAACTATTATATTTGGGGGGTCCCATAACAAGTTGTACAACATGAATATCCACTAGTTGCATGCTGGTTTAATCTTAACCGCTAGAGGATACAAAAACAGATAAGAACATTGAGACAATAATTAATTATCACCAATGCAAGGGCCATGGTTATGAATATGATGATTCATAACTCATGAACAATCCACAACCATGTATTGTATATTCTCAAGATTGAATCTATCTTGGATTAGATATCAGGAAATAGTTGTTCCTTGCTGTCCTCATCTCTTATTTTACTCAACTAGataatcataataatattaaatatcataGATTCACAACAACATGATTCTTCTTTGTGGGTCCTACTCTGACCATATGACCCCATCAACTCACATGCATGCCCACTCCACACATTTCAACTTACCATATAATTCTTCTTGTTATCATATcaaagctatatatatatatattagtatatCTTTGGGACAACATAAGAAAAGTAATATTTAATATATGAGAAAAAAGAGATTAGCATGAAACTATAAGTATACAATACTTGGTTTCATCACAAAGTAGAGAAAATTGTAGAGCCTATAGTAAgattatagattgatatatggaGGTTGCTGTGGAGCTCGATGATGATCTATTTTTTGCAGACCTAAGCAAGCAAATTTCTTTATTAATTATggatgaaaatgaagaagatacTCCCACTTCTTGTCAtcaacaatctcttcaggtttttCACTAATCTCTTTTGATAGAGATTTTCACATTTACATGATTCACTCAATTAATTCGAGATCAAATAGGTCAGATTATATTTTCATCAATTCTGTTAAGAGTCTTGCATCAGATAAAATATGATATTATGAATGTGGACAATTTTTTACAAGCcgattttatataaataaattagatttaattgtacaattttataaaatcatttttattaagttgatgatgattatgatcttaatgaatatttttaaacaaattttcagTCTTTCTCTGGAGCAATCTATCATCCTCCTCCTCCACAGTCTAATATCATGTACGAGCAGATGGTTTTGAGAAGACAAGAAAGCAAAGGGACGGGTGTGTTCATCCCACAGTCAACAACACAGCCAAGGAGGAAACAAAGGAGAGGaagatcttcttcttcatatgCAAAATATCAAAAGCAGTCTCAAGATACAACAAAAACAGTTTCTTCAAAATAATTTCAACTCAATAAATAATGGATGATTAGATCCTTCTTCTGCAAAACTGAAATTTCTACTGATTATTAATTTGTTACTATGCCAACTATAAGCATGGATTAATTTCAAgggtttattatatatatataggttaCTATATGTATTAGTATTAATTAGTCCTATAGCAAGGGTAACCCTTCACTGTGTGGGGAAGTTGTTATCTAGTTTGATAAGTTGATTGTTGTTTTAGATATTCTTCCATTCcaatttgttttctctttttgtgatatattatttataatttctacaattattatgatatttaaacaatttacctcgtttttattttattttcttgttgtctcttttttatttataaaattgtatTGTTGTGCTATAATAGTGTCTTGCAGACTTTTCTACTAAAAAAGAAATTGTTTATCCCATcttaaaagtggtaaaaaaatatcttatgaaaattcaaaaatattcgaaataaattttgaatacattatttttacatcaaattaaaacacatttaagtGACTCTCATTTTATACTTTTACTAAAATTTAGTTCAAAGATACATTTTTGGATTCATCATATACGCACCTCATGCATTCTTAATTAAAACAGACTCATTTCGacataaattaattcaataatgCATCTCCATATTCACACCAGACATAATTTAAAGAtgcatttttgtattcacaccaAAAACTAATTTTTGTCATTGTTTTAAAGATGTATTGATGTAGTTGATGATGTATTATAGTTGTCCTAccatattcaatttaaattaaattatacacttatcaaataatatgaaaatatcatattatagTGTTATATTCATATGGGGACTCTCCTAGGGCAATGGCTAGAGGAATCCCCAGGAGAGACAACGATAACATGTCTTTCGAGGGGAGATATCGCCTTGCCTAAGATCTTTCTATCGCCTTGTCTTGGGAAACGTGGGAGAAAACGTTATTGGGGCAGAGAGATGTCAGGGTCAATAACTGACCCATGACTTCATATGAAATAGGGATACAACGGTTCATCATTGACTAAGTGGGGGGGTGATCCTTCCCAAGAGAACCCTAGGCCCTAAGAGGCACGATAAATACCTCACCCTTACAAGTGAGAGGGAAATCATTTTACACCCTAAAAATCATAACACTTAGCAAGATCATAACTCATATGATCACTCCCCTCGAGGATTATACCTAAGCACATCGTCCATCAACAGGacctctcacctcacgtgagcatGACCCATAAACTTTCGTAAAACACTACCATACAGGGCTTCTCGCCGTCGTGGGCAAGTCCTAATAAGCATACAATGTAATATACCTATTAAAGCCTCTGAGTCCTCTTGCTCTTGTAGGAGGAACACTCACACCTGTACTTTTTGACCAGTATAATGACGCCCACTATGGTACCCCAGTAAAACTAAC encodes:
- the LOC131600122 gene encoding uncharacterized protein LOC131600122, which codes for MEVAVELDDDLFFADLSKQISLLIMDENEEDTPTSCHQQSLQSFSGAIYHPPPPQSNIMYEQMVLRRQESKGTGVFIPQSTTQPRRKQRRGRSSSSYAKYQKQSQDTTKTVSSK